The genomic stretch ATGATGGTCGGGTTGATCCAACAAGAGAAAACGCGGCTCCGGGGCTTAAAGAAAATTCTGACTGGGGTGACAGGGTGCACGCCTTCACCACGACAAGCGCGCCCCACTTCAACCACTATCTTGATTCACTGAGCCCCACGAAACAAGCCCCCATGCCCGAAAGAGTGCCACGATCCCTTTCAGGCTACCCCCAATCTCCCCTTTAGTTATTCTCCACAGGAATCAGCCAGCCCACGAAAAAAAAGCCGCCGAACCCAAAAGGAACGGCGGCCAAGGAGAGCTAACTGTGATGAAGCATTAGTTTTGGGGCGGGGGAGTCCCTTTGAGCATCAGGACAAAGCCGCCATCCCGCTGGAAGGATTCGAAAGTGATGCAACCGTCCTCATCAACTTGAGAGACCTGGGGATGCGCCCCTCTCTGCCTGAGGAGTGCTTCATGAATTTCACGACCATCGGCGATCTCAAAGCAAGCCCGAATCGCCACATTCGATCCCTCGGCACTGGCGGTATAGGCGGTGAAGGTGGCATCCGTGGTCAAAACCTCCTCACCAAAAACCGAATAGAGACGGGTATAAACAGTGGAACCATCTTCCGGGAGATCACTCACCGTCAACCGGGTTTCGGTGGTCTGGCTGCCGCCATAAATGTCATATCCACCCTCGCTGGAGCCCACATCCAGCTCATAATAATCAGCGCCGACGTTGTCCCAGGTGAAAGTCACTTCGGTGCCCTTGAGGGTATCGTCCACAGCAGGCCGGGTGATTTCAGCAGCGACCGGCTCGGCATCGCCCAAATAGCCATCCATCCAGTCGTCATACATGGAAACCCGGGTATAGACCCCATAATAATCAGGCATGGCACAGCCATAACCCCAGCTCACCACCCCGGCCAAGGAAAAGCTGCCGTCGCTGGCTGGAACCATCAAAGGGCCGCCGCTATCACCGGAGCAGGAATCCTTGCCCCCATCGTCATAGCCCGCGCAGAGCATGTTGTCGGTAATCTGGCCGTTGTAGCCGTTGTTGCAGGCGTCGTTGGTCACCAGGGGTACCTGCACCTCCTGCAAGGCATCCGGATAGTTGGCTTGCCCCGTGCCTTGGGTGTTGCCCCAACCGATGACGGTGGAGAGCACCCCTTCGGCGGTGAGTTCATCGGCGTTATCACCGGTCACCATACTGATGGGCTCCTGGGAGGCGGAGGAAGCCAGGTGTAAAAGCGCAATATCGTTATCCATGGTGTGGGTGCTGTAGTCGGGATGGACGATGATTTCCGACACTTCCAAGCGCTCGCCACTCTCTTCCCGCAGGTTGTGGATATCCAGCACCACATCCACCTGATTGGGGCGCTCTCCCTCCACACAGTGGGCCGCCGTCACCACCCACTCGGGGGTAACCAGCGTGCCGCCACAAAACTGACCGTGATACGCACTGGGGCTTGCCGCGTTGACCAGAGCCACCATCCAGGGATAACTGCCAGACTCCGCTTCGTTGCCGCCGACGATACGGGTTTCAGCCACACTGGAAGCGGCAAACAGGTCTGGAGTTCCTGGAGCAGCATAACCAATGAGGCCGGCGGTCAACATCAGAGCGGTGGTCATTTTGCGATTCATCATTCTATCCCCTTACAAACGAAACGCCCCGAAAGACGTATGGATCCGGATCTTACCTGACGGCCCCCACTTGGGGTGAAATTGGGTGAAGAGAAGAGTTTAATCGACTTCTGCTTTTCACCTGCCCGGCATGACCTATTGGTATGGATAGTTTGCAAAAGGTTCACCAGTTTTTTTTATTATTTGTTTTCAACATGTTGCATAAACAATCCACCTTCATCACCCCACTTGGCAGACCCGTCTGGATACATTTATTTTTACACACTGTCCAGTTTAGGTGACACATCAAAAAAACCGTCCAACCCAGTTTACACCTTCACAGAACTGTCCAACCTGGTTTACATATTGCCAATCATCCACACCCCCGGCCAAGCTCCAACCCCCTCCAGCCAAAGGCCATCACCAATCCTACAAGCCCCCCTCAAGCAACATACCGGCAGACCTTTGAGGGCGTCCAGCAAAACCCGAGCTGAGGCAAAAATTCAAACCAATCCGATACCCCAAACACCCCGCCCCCCTCCTCCACAAATCTGAAAACAGGGCGTGGGGGTTGCAGCAGGCTTGTGGCAGGCCTAATCTTGGCGTCGGCTATTACTGACTATGACAAGGTTAGAGCATGAAAATTCATTTGGACACCCAGAGCGGCATTGCCGGGGATATGTTTTTGGGAGCTTGCCTGGATTTGGGGCTGGACCAAGCCGCCTTGACCCAGGCGTTGACGGGGCTCGGAGTGGATGGCTGGTCCTTTGATCTCAGCCAAGAACGGCGCGGCGGCATTCGGGGGATGCGCCTGGAAGTGATCGCCCCGGAAGAAAAAAAACATCGCCATCTGCGCCATATCATCGCCCTGATCGAACAGGCCCACTTTCCCGCCCCTGTGGCAAAGCGGGCGAAAGCGATCTTCCACACCCTGGCTGTGGCGGAAGGGGCCATGCACGGGGTCTCTCCGGAAAAGGTCCACTTCCATGAAGTCGGGGCGGTGGATGCCATCATCGATATCTGCGGGGCGGCTTTTGCGCTCTGGCATCTGGGGGTGACCGAAGTCACAGCCACCCCCCTCCCCCTCAACAGCGGCCAGGTCACCTGCGCCCACGGCCAGATGCCCCTCCCTGCCCCAGCGGTGACGGAAATTTTAAAAAGCCATCAAGTCCCCCTGCAACCAGTCGCTTTCGACCGGGAGCTGGTCACCCCCACGGGGGCTGCGATCCTGGTCAACATGGTGGATCGCTTCGGCCCCCCCGACCTGACCCGCATCGACCGGGTAGGCTATGGCCTGGGTGGCCGGGAAATAGCGGGGCAAGCCAACGCCTTGCGGATTTTGGCCCAGGAGGCAACCGCCCCCTCCCCCGCTTCGGCCACCCCATCCGCCTCTACCACCCCCATCCCCACGCTGGATCGAGGATGGGTTGGCGAGCTGACGACCCATGTGGATGACATGAACCCCGAATGGTACGGCCCCCTCTGGGAGACTCTCTTTGCCGCAGGCGCCCTGGATGTCGCCCTCATTCCCATGACCATGAAAAAGGGGCGTCCCGGGGTGCGTATCGAGGTGATGACCCCTCTGGGACAAGAGGAAAAGCTGGCCCGACTGCTCCTCACCCACACCACCGCCCTGGGGGTGCGGTTCAATCGCCGGGAACGCTTCACCCTGCCCCGCAGCCATCGCCTTTTCGAAACCCCCTGGGGTAGCCTTAGGGCGGTGGAGGCTGGAGAGATCTGGCGGGTGGAGCAGGATGATCTGGCCACACTCGCCAAACGACAAGGATGGAGCCTGCCCCAAGCCCGACAGGAGATCGCCCCCCATCTCCAAACCGCCATCCAGCAGGATGCAGCAGCCCCGACAACCGAATCAAACTCCCAAGCCACTGAAGGGTAAGCCAACCAGGCACAACGCCTGAAAACCGTTTTCCCCCTGAGCGAAAGCCATTTTAAACATGACCCCCAGCCAGTTAAAAAGCCTTTTGACCGATCTCAGCCAAGGGCGTTGCAGCCTGGAGCAGGCCCTCTCCATGCTGCAACGTTTTCCCATGGATCCCGTCGCCCAGGAGGGGGGGGTGGTGGCCCGGCTGGACACCCACCGCCAAGTGCGCCACGGCTTTCCCGAGGTGGTGCTGGCCCAGGGAAAAAAATTCAAGCACCTGCGCGCCATCGTCGAGCGCTCCCTCACCCATGGGGGAGATCTCCTCATCACCCGCCTGGGCAAAAAACGGCGGGTCAAACTCCAAGGGCTCTTTCCCGAATTGAGCCACGAGCCGAGCACGGGATGCCTCTACCGACAGATGGAAGATCAGGGTGAGGAAGGGTTGGTGGCAGTCTTTTCTGCGGGCACCAGCGATATTCCGGTGGCGGCCGAAGCGGCCCTGGTCGCCCGGCTCATGGGGGCCCGGGTGGCGACCCATTTTGATTCCGGTGTGGCGGGGCTCCATCGGCTGCTGGCGGCGGGGGATCTGTTGCGGGAAGCCCGGGTGTTGGTGGTGGCGGCCGGCATGGAGGGGGCGCTGCCGTCGGTGGTGGGGGGGCTGGTGGATAAACCGGTCATCGCCATCCCCACCTCCCAGGGCTATGGCTCCTCCTTTAACGGCCTCTCAGCCCTCCTGGGCATGCTCAACAGCTGTGCCGCCAACGTGACAGTGGTCAACATCGACAACGGCTTTGGGGCAGGATATGTGGCGGGACTGATCAATCGCCTGGGGAATAATCGGGAAGCCCATGGGGAAGCAGGTGAGGAAAACAGTTGAATACCCCGACCCCGTTTTTCAGACTCCATCCCCCCTCCCACCGACATCAACCCCTTGGATCGGGATGCACCTCCCAGAGCTGATAATCGAGACCTTCCAACAACAGAGGCGTAAAATAACCATCCCGAGGGCGCTGGAGCAGCATCAGCTGGATCAGGGTGGAGCGCTCCACCCCCAGGTTCATGATGAACCCCTCATGGTCAGGCTCCAGCATCAGCAGGGTCCGGTCGAGTTTTTTATCACTGCGGCGCAGCCAGCGGGCGGTTTCAGAGCTTTGATATTGGTTGAGGGAATCTGCTGGCACCCGGAATGTCCCATCTGGTGAAACATACCCCCCGTCTGACACCTTCTGCACATTTTTCGGGATGGACTTGAAAAAAGAGTCCTCCCCGCGCCGATGATCGATATCCCAACTGCCGAAGGGATACCACCATCTGACCATTTTCAGCATCCTCCCGGGCAGGAAAAGATAGCTGGGCTTGGCACTTGCCGGAAAAAAGAAATCCAACCACCCCTCCACCCCACGCCACTCCCCCTGGGGAATCAAGTGCGCCCCACTGATCATCTCCCGGGCGGCCTGCGGCCCCGCCGCCAAAATCCCCTTCACCAGCTCCAGCCCCTGCTGCCGCTCTCCCCCCACAGCCCGATAAAAAAGCTGCATCCCCTCCCGCCCCCGCTCGGCATAAAAGCGGATAAAGTTGGCTGCCAGGCGTTGATCAGCGGTAGCCAGGGGAATAGCGGTATAGACGATGTGCTCACCGCTCGTGACATCGGAGTGGCCATCGCTGATCACCCGATTTTTGGTCCAGTAACGCAAGAGGTGGCCAAAATCCCACCAAGCCCAGATCACCCCCTGCTCCGACACCAACTCCCGGGCCTGGACCATCCCTTGGACCTGGGTCGCCTCAAATTTTCCGGGGAGGTAGGTGGTGCGATAAATGCGGGTTTGGCTCTGATACCAGGCAAGCCCCAACCCCAAAATCACCAGAGCCACAGAGGTGCGAAACTGTTTATCCCCCCAACGATCCAGGAGTGTCTGGAGCAGGTAACCGTAGCCCAAAACCATGACCGGTCCCAAAAAAATCAAAAAACGCTGGGTAAACAGAAGCCCCCAAAGCCCCAGCCCCACCGCCGGGAGCAAAAACAGTACCCCCTCTCGACGGCGCTGCCATAAAAGCAAGGCGAGCCCAATCCCGGAGACCAAAAAAATTTGCGGGTTACCAGAGGTCGCCCGCATCGAATAGTCAAAGGTGGGGGTTCTGAATTCAGAGATGGAGGCGGAAAGGTTGGGGAACCCCCCTGCGGCGGATTTGCTGAAAAAAGTCAAATTTCCAAGCAGGTTGCCAGGAATCCCCAGGAGATAATCGAATCCCAGCCACCCCCCAAGCATCCCCAACGCCAGGAGCGCCGTCCCGGCTAGAATCATCTGTTCCCGTTTTTGCCGATAAGGGCGATGGATCCCTGCCAGCACCAACAAAAACAGAAAGATGGCGGTAATCTGGGCCGGGGCCTGCTCCCACCACCAGACAAAGCCACCATAAACCGTAAGCGCCCCTCCCAGCCAACCATACCCCCGCCCCGGCTCGGCTTTGGAAAATCGCAAAAAGCAATAGACAAGCCCCATCAACCAGGTAACATTCAAGACATCGGTATCACACCACCCCAGGCTGGAACGCTGCACATAAAAGGGGGAGATGATGCCGAGAAAAGCCCCACTGAGCCCCATCACCACCCCGCCCAAGGCACGCCCCAGCAAAAAAAGGGGGATCGCCAAAAGCGGCCCCAAAAAAGCCGGAATCAATGCCGCAACCCAGAGGGGAGAATAAGCCGATATTTCGGAGCCTTTGGCGATCATCACTCCGAGCAGGGGCACCCGTTCGGGGCGGGGAAAGGTGTGTTGCACCTCCCCCTCCCGGGGCAATCCAGCTTCATAGGTGCCCTCCAGCAGATCCCGGCCCAGATCCAGATAATAGTAGCCATCCGCCCCCCGCAACAGCGGCTCTTCGGCATAAAAAGCCCGCTCAGGCTGAGCACTCCAATCGGCCAGATCATCCATACGGGCAAACCAGCCCGCCATCATGATCAGGAGCAGAGACAAAAAGGCGATGAGCCCTTTGGCGCTGGAGTGGGTGGGCATAGCGGTCAGGTGCCTGGATGGATTGGGTGGGAGAGAAAAAAAGTCATGGTGCGGATGGTTCCACCGGGATATCGATCACCCGATTGAGCTTGCCGCTCATGAATCCCTCCAGATCGAGGGTGACAAAGCGAAAGCCAAACCCTTGCAGGGTAGCGCTGACCTGCCTGCGCAGATCCCCTTCGAAAAACCGGTCCATCTCCCCTTCGAGCAACTCGATCCGGGCGGTCTCCCCCTGTTTGCGCACCCGCAGGGTGGTAAAGCCCAACTCTTTGAGATGGATCTCCGCCTGCTCCACCATCCGCAATGCGGCCAGCTCAATGGGATCCCCGTAGGCGATCCGGGAGGAGAGGCAGGGGGAAGCGGGTTTATCCCAGGTGGGCAGGTCGAGCTGTTTGGAAAAGGCCCGGATCTCCGCCTTGGTGAGCCCCATGTCCAGCAAAGGGCTCAACACCCGAAACTGATCCTTGGCCTTGAATCCGGGGCGGTAGTCATCGATATCGTCGGCGCTGGAGCCATCCAATACCCCGTCAAACCCTTCTGCTTCGGCGAGCCGGGTCAATCGACCAAACAGATCGCTCTTGCAGTAGAAGCAGCGATCTGGTGGATTTTTAACAAAATTATCGTCAGACATCTCACCGCTTTCGATAATGCGGTGATTGATCCGGCGGGCAGCAGCCCCTCTTTTTACTTCGGCCAGATCGTGAGCCGGCATGGTGGGCGAGGTGGCGGTCACGGCGAGATAGTCGATCCCCGATTCCATGACCGCCGCCACCAAAAAGGTGGAATCCACCCCCCCCGACCAGGCCACCACCACCCGGCCCAGGGTGCGCAAGTGATTGAGCAGGTCTTGATATTTTTGTTGAACCTCAGCCATCAGCGTTGCCACCTCCCCTTGCTTGTTTTTCGACTCTCTCCCCCCGGCCCGGCTCCGCCCCCTTTTCCCGATCCCGGCCCCTGGCGGGAGAGAAGGCGCACCATAAAGAAGGCCACCAACGTCCCCATCAACAGCGCCAGAAGGGTGATGACGGTAATCAACAGGATGGCACTACGGCTTCTTTCATCAGCCACCCGCTTGAAGGTACGGGTCTGGTGAAAAACCTCCTCCACCTGGGGATCCGTCGCCGGAATCCCCGCGAGGGAACGCTCCAGCCGCTCCATCTCATAGGCCAGATAGTTTTGTTGGGAGATCAAGAGATTAACCGACAACCCCGACACCATCGGCACCAGCAGCAAAAGCATCACAGCCATCACCGCGATTTTTTTGTGCAACGGCCATTTGTCCATCATCCCACCTCATTGATAAAGCCCTGATAAACGCCCCAATCGACCCCCAAGAAGATAGCCCAATCCAACAAACCGGTCGATCCCTCTTTCCTTACCTGCTGAAATCCCGGACACAGGGGTATGGGCACGATGAGCTGGGGGGAGTGCCATCCGGAAAAGGACAGATATAATGGATTTAAACTGTACGTCTTTTGCGATTTCTGAATGAAGACCAATATCATGAATAAAATCTCAATCGCAACTATTCAGCACCCTGTGAAAAGATTATTTCCAACGCATGAGATAGCCACCTCTGGATTCCTGCAAATGACGATCTTTATTCGCGGGCTTGTTCTGGCATATTTGCCAACGTCATTCCGCAAATTGGAGAACCCAGGAAAACTTCAGACCTCATCCTCTGTTCGATTCCAGGCATCATCCAACAGGGTGCTGAATAGATACCATAGGGCTACCAAATCCATCGTCTCTCTGGTTAAACCCTTTTTCAGGTCATAATAAACAGCTGGATGAATTGGGGGTGGCCAGACACTTCGTCCTTGAACGAAGGGGGGGTGGGTAATTTTTCACTTTGTAAAAATAATCACCACCCCCCAAAATCTGTCCGATATTCAAGGTTTTTTGCCGTTAATGAGAAGCAATCCCCATTCAGCGACTATATTTTTTTCACCCCCCTCCCCCCAGCTCACCCCCCAAACAATTTTGCCAGTCAATTGTTTTTGTTGGATCTTATATTCGAAAAACAATGTGGCACAGTTTGTGTTATCTATTTAAGGGTAAAAACAAGGAAGTATCCATCAACACGGAAGATGATGGATCCCGGGTTCTCCGGGATTCCTGCCAAAGGTTGGACTTGGCCCCCCCTCTCCCAACCAACCTTTGGCAAACTTTTACAACAATAACCCGGGAACTCCCAAGCAGACTTTGGGGCTGGATCCAAAAGCCCATCGCCTCCGAAAAAAAGAGCCCTACCCGGTTTACATAGAATACCCCCACAAGGGTTCAGAAAGGGCCGTAAGTTTCTTGCGTCCCAGACCGGGGCTGCTGAGAGAAAAATCCCCCCCTCCCTTTTCTCTCACCAGCCCCTGGTTCCTGCACAAATACACAATAAAACACAATATGTTGCCATACCTGATGGCCACTGACCCACAGGGCTTGGACAGAGAGGGAAGCGGCTGCGCATAACAGAATATCTTGATATTCTTAATTTAGATTTATTAATATGGCGATTATTGGATTTTTTTGGATAAACTTAACTTTCCAATCATCAAAAAATTCTTGGAAACAGTCGGTAGGCCCATCCAGTCCCCAGACCAGGCCCTATCCCGACACCCCACATTCCATTAAATTATTTATCCTCAAACCCAGCCAGCAAAAACATAGGCTCATAGGGGCTAAAGACACGGATCAAGAGGGGGCGACCAGTCCAGAGCGCCTGACTGCCAAATCGAAAGTTCAATCGAATTTTCAAGCGATGAAACGATTGTAGTGGAGAATGGCCATGGCTCACCAAATACCGTGCTCAATCAAGAGGCTTACTCCCTCGTTTATCAGGATTTATCAGCCGATTCACCCACGCCCCTTCTCCCCACCCCAGCGCCACACAACCTTCACCACTGATCAATCGCCCTGCATAACTTCTTCAATAGGGTTCCTCTCTTTACCGGCCAAGATCGCCTCAACCCGCAGGTCATTCCCCCCCAACCAAACCGGAAAGGGAGTAGCCAGTCGGATATGACGGATCTCGATCCCAAACAAGCCGAAAAAATCCCCTTCTATCAGGGTATCGGCAGAAGGCTTCTGCTGTGGTTCATGACCATCGCCATCCTCCCATTGGCTGGGGTGATGTGGGGAAGCTATGAAAATGCCAAAACAGAGATCCTCACCAATGCCGACCAGATTCTCACCAACTCCCTGGTCTTGAAAACCCGCTATATCGAAAAATATCTGGATGAGGAGTTGATGGAGCTTGACTGGATTTCCCGGTCACCCACCACCCTCCGGTTTCTCGAAGATCTCATCGCCTCCCACGAAAAAAGCGGGCTCACGCTCCAGGCGTTTACGCAAAGCGCTGCTTGGCAGGCCTTGGCAACTCAACACAAAAACGAGCTGGAAAATTTTCGGGAAAGTTTCGAATATACCGATATCTATCTGCTGGATCTGGACGGAAACGTTCTCTTTGCCCTGAAAGATACCATCTGCCTGGGAACCAATGTCCCGACTGGTGACAAGGGTGACACCCCCTTTGGGTTGGCCACCAAAGAAGCACTCCGAGGCCAAGGAGCGGTCATTTCTGATCTGGAAATCCATGAGGCGAGCCGGGGACAGGCCACTTTCCTGACCATGCGCCAAGTGAAGGATGGTGCAGGCCACCCCATCGGCTTGGCAGCCATCCGCCTCACCAGCAACGAAATCAATGAATTTCTCTCAGACCGCACCGGGTTGGGCTTGAGTGGCGAGACC from Magnetococcales bacterium encodes the following:
- the larE gene encoding ATP-dependent sacrificial sulfur transferase LarE, coding for MAEVQQKYQDLLNHLRTLGRVVVAWSGGVDSTFLVAAVMESGIDYLAVTATSPTMPAHDLAEVKRGAAARRINHRIIESGEMSDDNFVKNPPDRCFYCKSDLFGRLTRLAEAEGFDGVLDGSSADDIDDYRPGFKAKDQFRVLSPLLDMGLTKAEIRAFSKQLDLPTWDKPASPCLSSRIAYGDPIELAALRMVEQAEIHLKELGFTTLRVRKQGETARIELLEGEMDRFFEGDLRRQVSATLQGFGFRFVTLDLEGFMSGKLNRVIDIPVEPSAP
- a CDS encoding serine protease, which translates into the protein MMNRKMTTALMLTAGLIGYAAPGTPDLFAASSVAETRIVGGNEAESGSYPWMVALVNAASPSAYHGQFCGGTLVTPEWVVTAAHCVEGERPNQVDVVLDIHNLREESGERLEVSEIIVHPDYSTHTMDNDIALLHLASSASQEPISMVTGDNADELTAEGVLSTVIGWGNTQGTGQANYPDALQEVQVPLVTNDACNNGYNGQITDNMLCAGYDDGGKDSCSGDSGGPLMVPASDGSFSLAGVVSWGYGCAMPDYYGVYTRVSMYDDWMDGYLGDAEPVAAEITRPAVDDTLKGTEVTFTWDNVGADYYELDVGSSEGGYDIYGGSQTTETRLTVSDLPEDGSTVYTRLYSVFGEEVLTTDATFTAYTASAEGSNVAIRACFEIADGREIHEALLRQRGAHPQVSQVDEDGCITFESFQRDGGFVLMLKGTPPPQN
- the larC gene encoding nickel pincer cofactor biosynthesis protein LarC; this encodes MKIHLDTQSGIAGDMFLGACLDLGLDQAALTQALTGLGVDGWSFDLSQERRGGIRGMRLEVIAPEEKKHRHLRHIIALIEQAHFPAPVAKRAKAIFHTLAVAEGAMHGVSPEKVHFHEVGAVDAIIDICGAAFALWHLGVTEVTATPLPLNSGQVTCAHGQMPLPAPAVTEILKSHQVPLQPVAFDRELVTPTGAAILVNMVDRFGPPDLTRIDRVGYGLGGREIAGQANALRILAQEATAPSPASATPSASTTPIPTLDRGWVGELTTHVDDMNPEWYGPLWETLFAAGALDVALIPMTMKKGRPGVRIEVMTPLGQEEKLARLLLTHTTALGVRFNRRERFTLPRSHRLFETPWGSLRAVEAGEIWRVEQDDLATLAKRQGWSLPQARQEIAPHLQTAIQQDAAAPTTESNSQATEG
- the larB gene encoding nickel pincer cofactor biosynthesis protein LarB, which translates into the protein MTPSQLKSLLTDLSQGRCSLEQALSMLQRFPMDPVAQEGGVVARLDTHRQVRHGFPEVVLAQGKKFKHLRAIVERSLTHGGDLLITRLGKKRRVKLQGLFPELSHEPSTGCLYRQMEDQGEEGLVAVFSAGTSDIPVAAEAALVARLMGARVATHFDSGVAGLHRLLAAGDLLREARVLVVAAGMEGALPSVVGGLVDKPVIAIPTSQGYGSSFNGLSALLGMLNSCAANVTVVNIDNGFGAGYVAGLINRLGNNREAHGEAGEENS